The following are from one region of the Salvia splendens isolate huo1 chromosome 2, SspV2, whole genome shotgun sequence genome:
- the LOC121781829 gene encoding SCY1-like protein 2: MSLNMKTLTQAFAKASAVIEKTVQTTVQEVTGLPRAMQEYDLLDQIGSAGPGLAWKLYSAKSRDGHAPAVYPTVCVWVLDKKALSEARQRAGLSKAAEDSFLDVIRADAARLVRLRHPGVVHVVQALDESKNTMAMVTEPLFASAANALGNVENIATVPKELKGMEMGILEIKHGLLQIAETLDFLHNNARLIHRALSPETILITSNGAWKLGGFGFAISADQSSSDSASVQAFHYAEYDVEDSILPLQPSINYTAPELVRSKTTSVGTAADIFSFACLAYHLVAQKPLFDCNNNVKMYMNSLTYLTNEAFTKIPRELVPDLQRMLSTNEASRQTALDFTGSSFFREDTRLRALRFLDHLLERDNMQKTEFLKALSDMWKDFDPRVLRYKVLPPLCAELRNLVMQPMILPMVLTIAKSQDKNDFEQSTLPALVPVFSAAAGETLLLLVKHAELIIHKASQEHLISHILPMLVRAYDDTDARLQEEVLKKTVSLAKQLDVQLVTKAILPRVHGLALRTTVAAVRVNALLCLSDMVQILDKNAVLEISQTIQRCTAVDHSAPTLMCTLGVANAILKQYGVEFVAVHVLPLLIPLLTTQQLNVQQFAKYMLFIKDVLRRIEEKRGVTLTQSGQAEPKQSSTVEGLLSGQANKPVSTAPSNTKRSSAWDEDWIPNRGAATTPQSSSAASAAHPALPNQPAQSNLSLKSSAPSTQQPPSSCPAIDVEWPPKNSSNAAAQFGGLDILNGSKSTSDSNLEDIDPFANWPPRPSGTTNNPGSMNNGSTTSSMNKYGLSSSSASANGSNSQSSSWAFSMPTQNQGISSSPSIGSSNGGQSSQYTLGQVKQNHGVSGSSNQKAANLDSIFASNKNEHTALRLAPPPATAVGRGRGRGSRGQPGQTKSRTNQPPLLDLL; this comes from the exons ATGTCCCTAAATATGAAAACCTTAACGCAGGCCTTCGCCAAGGCGTCGGCCGTGATCGAGAAGACCGTGCAAACCACAGTGCAGGAAGTTACCGGCCTCCCCAGGGCGATGCAGGAATACGACCTCCTCGATCAGATCGGCTCGGCGGGCCCCGGTCTCGCCTGGAAATTGTATTCCGCCAAGTCACGAGACGGCCACGCACCGGCGGTCTACCCTACCGTATGCGTTTGGGTGCTGGACAAAAAAGCGCTTTCGGAGGCTCGGCAGCGGGCCGGGCTGTCGAAGGCTGCGGAGGATTCGTTTCTGGATGTGATTCGGGCCGATGCGGCCCGGCTCGTGAGACTGAGGCACCCTGGGGTAGTGCACGTGGTCCAGGCGCTGGATGAGAGTAAGAATACGATGGCCATGGTCACGGAGCCGCTGTTTGCGTCGGCAGCCAATGCACTGGGGAATGTGGAGAATATCGCCACAGTTCCTAAGGAGCTCAAGGGGATG GAAATGGGGATATTGGAGATTAAGCATGGTTTACTCCAGATTGCGGAGACATTAGATTTTCTTCATAATAATGCACGCCTTATCCACCGGGCTTTATCTCCCGAG ACTATCCTTATTACGTCTAATGGAGCTTGGAAGCTTGGTGGCTTTGGTTTTGCCATTTCAGCCGATCAGTCTTCCAGTGATTCTGCTAGTGTGCAAGCATTCCATTACGCT GAATACGATGTAGAAGATTCTATACTGCCCTTGCAGCCATCAATAAACTACACTGCCCCCGAACTGGTACGGAGTAAAACAACTTCGGTTGGGACTGCTGCTGATATTTTCAGTTTTGCATGCCTTGCCTACCACTTGGTGGCTCAGAAGCCTTTATTTGATTGTAACAACAATGTGAAAATG TACATGAATAGTTTAACATACCTGACAAATGAGGCATTTACAAAAATTCCGAGGGAGCTAGTCCCAGATTTGCAGAGAATGCTCTCAACAAATGAGGCTTCAAGGCAAACTGCATTGGATTTCACAG GTTCATCTTTTTTTCGTGAGGATACTAGGTTGCGCGCTCTTCGCTTTTTGGATCACTTGCTT GAGAGAGATAACATGCAGAAAACTGAATTTCTTAAAGCTTTATCAGATATGTGGAAAGATTTCGACCCCCGTGTTTTGCGGTACAAG GTTCTCCCCCCACTTTGTGCTGAACTCCGAAATTTGGTGATGCAACCTATGATTCTGCCTATGGTTCTGACAATAGCAAAGTCACAG GACAAAAATGATTTTGAGCAATCAACTCTACCAGCTCTTGTACCTGTCTTTAGTGCAGCTGCTGGTGAGACATTATTGCTGCTTGTCAAGCATGCTGAGCTTATTATCCACAAG GCTAGTCAGGAGCACCTTATTTCACATATTCTTCCGATGCTTGTTCGAGCTTATGATGATACGGATGCTCGCTTGCAAGAGGAAGTTCTCAAAAAAACTGTTTCACTTGCAAAACAACTGGATGTTCAG CTGGTGACGAAAGCTATCCTACCTCGTGTTCATGGTTTGGCCCTCAGAACAACTGTTGCAGCG GTGAGAGTGAATGCCCTCTTATGTTTAAGTGACATGGTTCAGATACTAGATAAGAATGCTGTTTTAGAAATCTCGCAAACTATTCAACGATGCACAGCTGTTGATCATTCTGCTCCAACGCTTATGTGTACCCTTGGGGTTGCAAATGCAATTTTGAAGCAG TATGGAGTTGAATTCGTTGCGGTGCATGTTCTTCCACTACTAATACCCCTTCTCACTACCCAACAATTGAATGTACAGCAGTTTGCTAAGTATATGCTTTTCATCAAGGATGTATTAAG GAGAATAGAAGAAAAACGAGGAGTAACCTTAACACAGTCTGGACAGGCGGAACCAAAACAATCATCTACAGTTGAAGGACTGTTATCAGGACAAGCGAATAAACCTGTCTCTACTGCTCCATCTAATACAAAGCGCAGTTCAGCATGGGATGAAGACTGGATACCGAATAGGGGAGCTGCAACTACCCCGCAGTCGTCATCTGCAGCATCAGCCGCCCACCCTGCATTACCGAATCAGCCCGCTCAAAGCAACTTATCCTTGAAATCATCTGCTCCCTCCACTCAGCAACCACCATCTTCATGCCCTGCAATTGATGTTGAGTGGCCTCCCAAAAATTCATCAAATGCTGCAGCTCAATTTGGTGGCTTGGACATTCTAAACGGAAGCAAAAGCACCTCAGATTCAAATTTGGAAGATATAGATCCTTTTGCTAACTGGCCACCGCGGCCTAGTGGCACCACAAATAATCCCGGCTCCATGAACAATGGCTCCACGACATCATCCATGAATAAATATGGGCTCAGCAGCAGTTCAGCATCTGCCAATGGTTCGAACTCTCAATCCTCGTCTTGGGCATTCAGCATGCCGACCCAAAATCAAGGAATCAGTTCATCACCAAGTATTGGAAGTAGCAATGGTGGACAGAGTTCGCAATACACTCTTGGGCAGGTGAAGCAAAACCACGGTGTTTCAGGTTCTTCCAATCAGAAGGCAGCAAACTTGGATTCAATATTTGCTTCCAACAAGAACGAGCATACTGCACTAAGGCTTGCTCCACCTCCTGCAACCGCTGTTGGTAGAGGGCGAGGTAGGGGAAGTCGAGGGCAACCTGGCCAAACGAAATCCAGAACCAATCAGCCCCCTCTATTGGACTTGCTGTAA